In Manis pentadactyla isolate mManPen7 chromosome 3, mManPen7.hap1, whole genome shotgun sequence, a single window of DNA contains:
- the LOC118915110 gene encoding collagen alpha-1(I) chain-like has protein sequence MPAWRWVQCHWGRPGDCCPGVGCPLGSQKLSQPQGRRVEGRVALHVSSPSAQAHRSRRHCHTLLEPSPPLLPGTGNHPSTRNCPSPNSGGRSPRAPGQRSARRAHSPRLETRGSSRLCGERGRGVKGGPLFRALPAAKLASPPPPPSFSPCAPSSPSSSFCSLSLQSVETVWHSGAPPAGAGAGSAGGGLRVGAASGTPSPGRSVRRGGRPSRERGPPGRGGRRGGRGPPLPPPSARPPGPAFPPRRAPTRARRLRAEFGAPGSRGPPRARRRLRGDRMAAPEGLCGHSPAVFAPTSPLPTSRPGQGTAARVRWDQPQGGGGGRAPRGRVGPLKSLGPEYRSGKGPAPLLATGHSHRRPLRARDSRRKEAQLGLGVSYSSCHRASHSCRSGTGELWRPSFLRDASDAGQPHQTSWFKSCTATH, from the exons ATGCCAGCCTGGCGCTGGGTGCAGTGTCACTGGGGCCGTCCCGGGGACTGCTGCCCCGGCGTAGGCTGCCCGCTTGGCTCTCAGAAGCTCTCCCA ACCCCAGGGACGCCGCGTCGAGGGCAGGGTAGCCCTGCATGTGTCTTCCCCCAGCGCCCAGGCTCATCGGTCCCGCCGCCACTGTCACACCTTGCTCGAGCCCTCGCCGCCACTTCTCCCGGGCACGGGCAATCACCCCTCCACTAGGAACTGCCCGAGCCCCAACTCCGGCGGACGCAGCCCCCGCGCCCCCGGGCAGCGCTCGGCGCGGCGCGCTCACTCACCGCGGCTGGAGACACGGGGGAGTTCCCGGCTCTGCGGGGAGAGGGGTCGGGGGGTCAAAGGCGGGCCGCTGTTCCGAGCGCTGCCCGCTGCGAAGCTCGCAtcgccccctcctcctccctctttctCGCCTTGCGCTCcgtcctccccttcctcctcgttCTGCTCTTTGTCTTTGCAAAGTGTCGAAACTGTCTGGCATAGTGGAGCTCCGCCGGCGGGGGCTGGAGCGGGGAGCGCGGGAGGCGGGCTGAGGGTGGGAGCGGCCTCGGGAACACCTTCCCCCGGGCGCAGCGTGAGGCGGGGCGGGCGGCCCAGCCGGGAGCGGGGCccgccggggcggggcgggcgccggGGCGGCCGCGGCCCGCCCCTTCCTCCGCCCAGCGCCCGCCCCCCGGGCCCCGCGTTCCCCCCCCGCCGCGCCCCCACCCGCGCCCGGCGCCTGCGGGCGGAATTCGGAGCCCCGGGGTCACGTGGGCCGCCGCGGGCTCGGCGGAGGCTGCGCGGGGACCGGATGGCCGCCCCAGAGGGGCTCTGCGGGCACAGCCCGGCGGTATTCGCGCCAACGTCGCCGCTGCCCACCAGCCGGCCAGGCCAGGGGACAGCGGCCCGGGTCCGGTGGGACCAGCCTCaggggggaggcggcgggcgcgCACCGAGAGGACGTGTCGGGCCCCTGAAGAGCCTGGGCCCGGAATACCGTAGCGGGAAGGGGCCGGCCCCCCTACTGGCGACTGGGCACAGCCACCGGCGTCCTCTCAGGGCGCGGGACTCGAG GAGGAAAGAGGCACAGCTTGGCCTAGGGGTCAGTTATTCCAGCTGCCATCGCGCCAGTCATTCCTGTCGCAGTGGGACGGGAGAGCTCTGGAGACCATCCTTTCTCAGGGATGCTTCAGATGCAGGTCAGCCGCATCAGACTTCTTGGTTCAAATCCTGCACTGCCACTCACTGA